A stretch of the Mesorhizobium sp. Pch-S genome encodes the following:
- a CDS encoding TetM/TetW/TetO/TetS family tetracycline resistance ribosomal protection protein — MRTLNLGILAHVDAGKTSLTERLLHAAGVIDRIGSVDDGNTQTDTLAQERQRGITIKTAVMSFTIDDVAVNLIDTPGHPDFIAEVERVLGVLDGAVLVVSAVEGVQAQTRILMRTLRRLCIPTLIFVNKIDRGGADCERVVMEITRKLTPSAIVMGAVPDVGTQDARTQPYDFDEAAFSDVLTQALAEHDDTLLAAYVDDRAQSAGKLYKALAKQTGKALVHPVFFGSAVTGAGIAPLLAGIRDLLPVTEGLADGPVSGVVFKIERGGSGERIAYVRLFSGTLRTRQRVGFGRGREAKVSALHVFDNGGAVKQSCLKAGQIGKLWGLADVQIGDAIGIRHRGAEHHFAPPTLETVIQLRHLADKGPLHAALSLLAEQDPLINLRQDDSRQETYVSLYGEVQKEVIQQTLADEFGLDISFRETTPICVERPIGSGFARDEAPDPFVATVALRVEPGPVGSGIVFRLEMEFGTLPLSYHKAVEDAVHDALRQGLHGWQVTDCIVTMTEATRVRHWGPMTTAAEHRKLTPLVVMAALKQAGTVVCEPIHRFQLEAPADTLASLLPILAKLDAAPQNPTMEGDSCILTGTIPAARVHALQKLVPGHTHGEGVLETAFDHYRPIRGTMPERPRTDDNPLNRKDYLLRLSRRG; from the coding sequence ATGCGGACTTTGAATTTGGGAATTCTGGCGCACGTCGACGCAGGTAAGACGAGCCTCACGGAACGGCTGCTCCATGCAGCCGGCGTCATCGACAGGATCGGCAGCGTCGACGACGGTAACACACAGACCGACACATTGGCCCAGGAACGGCAGCGCGGCATCACCATCAAAACCGCGGTGATGTCGTTCACGATCGATGACGTGGCGGTCAACCTGATCGATACACCTGGCCATCCGGATTTCATCGCGGAAGTGGAGCGTGTGCTTGGCGTGCTCGACGGTGCGGTGCTGGTGGTTTCCGCTGTGGAGGGTGTGCAGGCGCAGACGCGCATATTGATGCGGACGCTGCGGCGGCTCTGCATTCCGACGCTGATCTTCGTCAACAAGATCGATCGCGGCGGTGCCGATTGCGAACGCGTCGTGATGGAAATCACGAGGAAGTTGACGCCGAGCGCCATTGTGATGGGTGCGGTACCAGATGTCGGAACGCAGGATGCCCGCACGCAACCTTACGACTTCGACGAGGCGGCATTCAGTGATGTGCTGACACAGGCCCTGGCCGAACATGACGACACGCTGCTCGCAGCCTATGTCGACGATCGGGCGCAGTCGGCTGGCAAGCTGTACAAGGCGCTCGCGAAGCAGACAGGGAAGGCACTGGTGCACCCGGTGTTCTTCGGCTCGGCCGTCACCGGTGCCGGCATCGCGCCGTTGCTCGCTGGCATCCGCGACCTGCTGCCGGTAACCGAAGGCCTTGCCGATGGCCCTGTTTCAGGCGTGGTGTTCAAGATCGAACGCGGCGGGTCCGGTGAAAGGATCGCCTATGTCCGTCTGTTTTCCGGGACCTTGCGAACGCGCCAGCGTGTCGGTTTCGGCCGGGGGCGCGAGGCCAAGGTCTCGGCACTCCATGTTTTCGACAATGGTGGTGCGGTCAAGCAATCCTGCCTCAAGGCCGGGCAGATCGGTAAACTCTGGGGCCTTGCCGACGTCCAGATCGGCGATGCGATCGGCATTCGCCATCGCGGTGCCGAACATCATTTCGCGCCACCGACGCTGGAGACCGTGATCCAGCTTCGCCACCTGGCCGACAAGGGTCCTTTGCATGCGGCACTTTCGTTGCTCGCCGAACAGGATCCCCTGATAAACCTTCGGCAGGACGACAGCCGGCAGGAGACCTATGTCTCGCTCTATGGCGAAGTGCAGAAGGAGGTCATCCAGCAGACGCTGGCAGACGAATTCGGGCTCGACATTTCGTTTCGCGAGACCACCCCGATCTGCGTCGAGCGGCCGATCGGCAGCGGTTTCGCGCGCGACGAGGCCCCAGACCCGTTCGTTGCGACGGTTGCCCTGCGGGTCGAGCCTGGACCTGTCGGCAGCGGCATTGTGTTTCGCCTGGAAATGGAGTTCGGAACCCTTCCGCTTTCCTATCACAAGGCGGTGGAGGACGCTGTTCATGACGCGCTTCGGCAGGGTCTCCATGGCTGGCAGGTGACGGACTGCATCGTCACGATGACCGAGGCGACACGTGTCCGCCACTGGGGACCGATGACGACGGCGGCCGAGCATCGCAAGCTCACCCCGCTGGTCGTGATGGCCGCCCTGAAGCAGGCGGGGACGGTGGTGTGCGAGCCGATCCATCGCTTCCAGCTCGAAGCGCCGGCGGACACTCTGGCATCATTGCTGCCGATCCTGGCGAAACTGGACGCAGCGCCGCAGAACCCGACGATGGAAGGTGACTCCTGCATATTGACCGGCACCATTCCGGCGGCGCGTGTCCACGCTTTGCAGAAGCTGGTGCCGGGGCATACGCATGGGGAGGGGGTGCTGGAGACGGCGTTCGATCACTATCGACCCATCCGCGGCACGATGCCGGAACGACCGCGCACCGACGACAATCCGCTCAACAGAAAGGACTACCTCCTGCGGCTTTCCCGACGAGGGTGA
- a CDS encoding DMT family transporter gives MASLRALAPKNLVVAGILLMLAGDFMFALNDAMGKWLVANFSVGLVVAVRSIGAFIILGPMIARQGTAKLFQLERPGTQVLRAVMATVDTGLFYAAVVHMPLADVMSFYMAGPIYVAALSHFMLGERIRWRRWAAILVGFCGVLVILNPSASAFSTSAIFAFIGSVAFALTIVYSRQLRGTPDTTLVTWQTIAALVAGLVFAIPDWKTPGLVDIGPMLLLGVVSCAAHLMITRALKLAPASTLAPLHYSLLLWAIVFGMVFFGDVPGPRVLVGAAIVVLAGLFIFHRQKVVDTVPPENVPKGVN, from the coding sequence ATGGCGTCGCTGCGGGCACTCGCCCCCAAGAACCTCGTCGTGGCTGGCATCCTGCTGATGCTGGCCGGCGATTTCATGTTCGCGCTCAACGACGCGATGGGAAAATGGCTGGTCGCCAATTTTTCGGTCGGACTGGTGGTCGCCGTCCGCTCGATCGGTGCCTTCATTATCCTCGGTCCGATGATAGCGCGGCAGGGCACGGCGAAACTCTTCCAGCTCGAGCGGCCCGGCACACAGGTGCTGCGCGCCGTCATGGCGACGGTCGATACCGGTCTCTTCTACGCCGCCGTCGTCCACATGCCGCTGGCCGACGTGATGAGCTTCTACATGGCCGGACCGATCTATGTCGCCGCGCTTTCGCATTTCATGCTCGGCGAACGCATCCGCTGGCGCCGCTGGGCGGCGATCCTGGTCGGATTCTGCGGCGTGCTGGTCATTCTCAACCCATCGGCATCCGCCTTTTCGACATCCGCCATCTTCGCCTTCATCGGCTCCGTCGCCTTCGCCCTGACGATCGTCTACAGCCGGCAATTGCGCGGAACGCCCGATACGACGCTGGTGACCTGGCAGACCATCGCCGCCCTGGTGGCGGGTCTCGTCTTCGCGATTCCCGACTGGAAAACGCCCGGCCTCGTCGACATCGGCCCGATGCTGTTGCTCGGCGTCGTTTCCTGCGCCGCCCATCTGATGATCACGCGGGCGCTGAAACTGGCGCCGGCCTCGACGCTGGCACCGCTGCACTACAGCCTACTTTTGTGGGCCATCGTGTTCGGCATGGTGTTCTTCGGCGACGTGCCGGGCCCGCGCGTGCTCGTGGGTGCTGCCATCGTCGTGCTGGCCGGCCTGTTCATCTTCCACCGCCAGAAGGTGGTCGATACGGTGCCGCCGGAGAACGTGCCGAAGGGCGTGAACTAG
- a CDS encoding XRE family transcriptional regulator — MTIVASSLEQDSVENPPERAGPETAKLGQRLKDLRQRRRLSLRQLADRTGTSASFISQLERGLTGASTASLNQMAAALGVTVAALFEEPATPSTEGVLRRSQRPAIPTSHGCRKTLLSRRPATEMEVYVGEFEIGGSTGPDLYTHGDAHEMLVVTRGVVEVSLGESRHVLEEGDSIEYATSTPHRTENIGNGRAEVMWIIAPPTSGGEELDQYVSW; from the coding sequence ATGACGATTGTCGCATCTTCCCTGGAGCAGGACTCCGTGGAGAACCCGCCTGAACGAGCCGGACCCGAGACGGCAAAACTCGGCCAGCGCCTCAAGGATTTGAGGCAGCGGCGCCGGCTTTCGCTCCGCCAGCTCGCGGACAGGACCGGCACCAGCGCCAGCTTCATCAGCCAGCTCGAACGGGGCCTGACAGGCGCCAGCACGGCCTCGCTCAATCAGATGGCGGCAGCGCTTGGCGTTACAGTCGCCGCGCTTTTCGAGGAGCCGGCGACGCCTTCGACCGAGGGTGTGCTGCGGCGCAGCCAGCGCCCCGCCATTCCAACCAGCCATGGCTGCCGCAAGACCCTTCTGTCGCGTCGCCCCGCCACCGAGATGGAAGTCTATGTCGGTGAATTCGAAATCGGCGGTTCGACCGGCCCCGACCTCTACACGCATGGCGATGCCCACGAGATGCTGGTCGTGACGCGTGGCGTTGTCGAGGTCAGCCTCGGCGAGAGCCGCCACGTTCTCGAAGAGGGCGACAGCATCGAATATGCCACCTCCACTCCCCATCGCACCGAGAACATCGGCAACGGCCGGGCCGAGGTGATGTGGATCATCGCGCCGCCGACATCCGGCGGCGAGGAGCTCGACCAATACGTCAGCTGGTAA
- a CDS encoding response regulator encodes MDKGLILIVEDEPRIAEILEAYLAREGFRTVTATNGDIALSHHAMLSPDLVLLDVHIPRQDGFEVLARIRQDANTPVIMVTALAEDIDRLSGLRLGADDYVVKPFNPQEVVARVNAVLRRSRAAGASRTLRFAPVEVDLDAHAAFVEAETGRQSLALTLSEFRIVAYMIRRPTHAFGRADILDACLPENDALAKTVDTHVANLRRKFENAGVPGLFQAVRGVGYRFAAPK; translated from the coding sequence ATGGACAAGGGGTTGATCCTTATCGTCGAGGACGAACCGCGCATCGCCGAAATTCTCGAAGCCTATCTGGCACGCGAGGGCTTTCGCACCGTCACCGCGACGAACGGCGATATCGCGCTGTCCCACCATGCGATGCTGTCGCCGGATCTCGTGCTGCTCGACGTGCACATACCCCGTCAGGATGGCTTCGAGGTTTTGGCGCGCATCCGCCAGGACGCGAACACGCCGGTCATCATGGTGACGGCGCTGGCCGAGGATATCGACCGCCTTTCGGGTTTGCGGCTGGGCGCCGACGACTATGTGGTCAAGCCGTTCAATCCGCAGGAGGTCGTGGCCCGCGTCAATGCGGTGCTGCGCCGGTCACGGGCTGCGGGTGCCTCGCGGACGCTGCGATTTGCTCCCGTCGAGGTCGATCTCGATGCCCATGCCGCTTTCGTCGAGGCAGAAACCGGCCGCCAGTCCCTGGCGCTGACGCTCAGCGAATTCCGCATCGTCGCCTATATGATCCGCCGGCCCACCCATGCCTTCGGTCGCGCCGACATCCTCGATGCCTGCCTGCCGGAAAACGACGCGCTGGCCAAGACGGTCGACACGCATGTCGCGAACCTGCGCCGCAAGTTCGAGAATGCCGGCGTTCCCGGTCTCTTCCAGGCGGTGCGCGGCGTCGGCTACCGGTTCGCGGCACCGAAATGA
- a CDS encoding ATP-binding protein: protein MRLRRLSLSTVTAITIAAMLVLSMIIAYTTFFSIMKQLTEIELRTLPADVAQAYRDIQDGVMPSVESFRKLMLIVPEFEKTVDAQMNVAFIGHILLAAFICGAIGYWLARRIARPLEKLVVAAETLREGDFAVGLGNFRGGTSEVQRLGKTIDALATDLDHMEKRLRFNTMAVAHELRTPLTILQGNLQGMIDGVFPIRQQGLEDLLMQVQGLSRLVEDLRMLSLAAGHKLITQRSATDLAAEARTVIAAARPMLEEAGMRVETGFGAAPANVDPERLRQAMLALVHNACRYAAAGGELRCETGLDRDGNAFVRFLDRGPGLLEEVRSISFDVFWRGETSRSRATGGTGLGLSIVEAIAKAHGGRLEAGNRQDGGATMAIVVPPQPQ from the coding sequence ATGAGGTTACGGCGGCTTTCTCTCTCCACGGTCACGGCGATAACCATCGCTGCGATGCTCGTGCTCAGCATGATCATCGCCTACACCACCTTCTTCTCGATCATGAAGCAGCTGACGGAGATCGAGTTGCGGACGCTGCCCGCCGATGTGGCGCAGGCTTATCGGGACATCCAGGACGGTGTCATGCCGTCCGTCGAGAGCTTCCGGAAACTGATGCTCATCGTTCCGGAATTCGAGAAAACCGTGGATGCCCAGATGAATGTGGCATTCATCGGTCACATCCTGCTGGCGGCATTCATCTGTGGTGCGATCGGTTATTGGCTCGCCCGCCGGATTGCGCGGCCACTGGAGAAGTTGGTTGTGGCGGCGGAAACGTTGCGCGAAGGCGATTTCGCGGTTGGCCTTGGCAATTTTCGCGGTGGTACGTCGGAGGTGCAGCGCCTCGGCAAGACAATCGATGCGCTGGCAACCGATCTCGACCATATGGAGAAGCGCCTGCGTTTCAACACCATGGCCGTTGCGCATGAACTGCGCACCCCACTCACCATATTGCAGGGTAATCTGCAGGGCATGATCGACGGCGTTTTTCCAATCCGCCAGCAAGGACTGGAGGACCTGCTCATGCAGGTGCAGGGATTGTCGCGATTGGTCGAAGACCTGCGCATGCTCTCGCTCGCCGCAGGCCACAAGCTGATTACCCAGAGATCGGCTACGGATCTTGCGGCCGAAGCCAGGACCGTTATCGCTGCCGCCCGCCCGATGCTCGAAGAGGCCGGGATGCGTGTCGAAACGGGCTTCGGCGCGGCCCCGGCCAATGTCGATCCGGAGCGCCTGCGGCAGGCAATGCTGGCGCTCGTGCACAATGCCTGCCGCTACGCCGCTGCAGGTGGCGAACTTCGTTGCGAGACCGGCCTCGACAGGGACGGCAACGCGTTTGTCCGCTTCCTGGACCGTGGTCCCGGCCTGCTTGAGGAGGTTCGCTCGATTTCGTTTGATGTCTTCTGGCGCGGTGAAACCTCGCGTTCGCGGGCAACCGGCGGCACCGGCCTCGGGCTGTCCATCGTCGAGGCTATTGCCAAGGCCCATGGCGGCCGGCTGGAAGCAGGCAACAGGCAGGACGGCGGTGCGACGATGGCGATCGTCGTTCCGCCACAGCCTCAATAA
- a CDS encoding isoprenylcysteine carboxylmethyltransferase family protein — protein MQTPPKTFGHIQRPRIAALWIVTLFLIAFALLFQSAWKLYPPGGVDLQLTIRIAGIGLIGTAILGRLWCTLYIGGKKSVMLVDDGPYSMCRNPLYLFSIIGAAGVGAQTGSAAPALLCAIVVHAILLRTATREEHLLKTLFGQAYLDYRQRVPAFCLDCRLFVDRETIEITPQRLYGTLIDSLVFLAAVPAMFLVEYLQDEGYLPVFFSLY, from the coding sequence ATGCAAACGCCACCAAAGACCTTCGGACACATTCAGCGTCCACGCATAGCGGCCTTGTGGATCGTCACCTTGTTCCTCATCGCCTTTGCGCTGCTGTTCCAGTCCGCCTGGAAACTCTATCCGCCAGGCGGCGTGGATCTGCAGCTGACAATCAGGATCGCCGGCATCGGCCTTATCGGCACGGCGATCCTGGGACGGCTCTGGTGCACGCTCTACATCGGCGGAAAGAAGTCGGTGATGCTGGTCGACGACGGCCCCTATTCGATGTGCCGCAACCCGCTCTACCTGTTCTCGATCATCGGGGCGGCAGGGGTGGGAGCGCAGACAGGCAGTGCAGCACCCGCACTGCTGTGCGCCATCGTGGTGCATGCGATCCTGCTGCGGACCGCGACACGTGAAGAGCATCTGCTCAAGACGCTGTTCGGGCAGGCTTACCTGGACTATCGCCAGCGTGTCCCGGCATTCTGCCTCGACTGCCGGCTGTTTGTGGATCGCGAGACGATCGAAATCACGCCGCAGCGACTCTACGGCACCTTGATCGACAGTCTCGTCTTCCTTGCCGCGGTGCCGGCCATGTTTCTGGTCGAATATCTGCAGGACGAAGGCTATCTGCCGGTGTTCTTCAGCCTGTATTGA
- a CDS encoding CDGSH iron-sulfur domain-containing protein has protein sequence MTRRFVEGENIDVGFDGRLCIHSRNCVLGHPEVFVPNAPGEWIHPEAGAVEAIVGVAHSCPSGAITYHRKDGGSAEAAPVVNLVRVRENGPLAFNAEMDINGEMMLRATLCRCGASENKPFCDGSHTKVGFAATGEPDTKESVALEARNGAVKVTPLPNGSLKVEGNLEIVSGTGRTVDRVTKVFLCRCGHSKNKPFCDGSHKAAGFVG, from the coding sequence ATGACACGACGCTTCGTCGAAGGCGAAAACATCGACGTCGGTTTCGACGGCAGGCTCTGCATCCACTCGCGCAACTGCGTGCTCGGCCATCCGGAGGTCTTCGTGCCCAATGCGCCGGGCGAATGGATCCATCCGGAAGCAGGCGCTGTCGAAGCGATCGTCGGCGTCGCCCATTCCTGTCCTTCCGGCGCCATCACCTACCACCGCAAGGATGGCGGGTCGGCGGAGGCCGCTCCGGTGGTCAATCTGGTGAGGGTACGGGAGAACGGACCGCTCGCCTTCAACGCCGAGATGGACATCAATGGCGAAATGATGCTGCGGGCAACGCTCTGCCGCTGCGGCGCGTCCGAGAACAAGCCGTTCTGCGACGGCAGCCACACCAAGGTGGGCTTTGCCGCCACCGGCGAGCCCGATACGAAGGAATCCGTCGCGCTCGAGGCACGCAACGGTGCGGTCAAGGTAACACCCTTGCCCAACGGTTCGCTGAAGGTAGAGGGCAATCTGGAGATCGTCTCGGGCACCGGCCGCACGGTCGACCGTGTCACCAAGGTGTTCCTGTGCCGCTGCGGCCATTCGAAGAACAAGCCGTTCTGTGATGGTAGCCACAAGGCGGCTGGCTTTGTCGGCTGA